A genomic window from Eptesicus fuscus isolate TK198812 chromosome 19, DD_ASM_mEF_20220401, whole genome shotgun sequence includes:
- the LRRCC1 gene encoding leucine-rich repeat and coiled-coil domain-containing protein 1 isoform X3 encodes MEAPGQAEVGNEDGDSTCGDLCCMDKGLRSISELSLDSTLHAINLHCNNISKIEAIDHVWNLQHLDLSSNQISQIEGLSTLTKLRTLNLSCNLITKIEGLEALINLTRLNLSYNHINDLSGLMLLHGIKHKLRYIDLHSNCIDSIHHLLQCMVGLHFLTNLVLEKDGEDNPVCRVPGYQAVMLQTLPQLRILDCKNIFGEPVDLSQINSSSLQCFEGLLDNLVSSDSPLNISEDEIADGMPPVVTAPTGDDMAPLDPFASTPTDPGLPSFMSVCPPSEPEKVNHDSDFQNEMKLQKLDDQFLQLLNETSSSLIDNVPEKDLMLKRDMDITSESDYGNRKECNRKIPRRSKIPYYSKAIQTIKHYNKNNSPSISQLEEVEEPRTELMKVNISCPEDTYRILVEQLDQEREKRWKAEQAEKKLMDYIDELHKHANEKKDIHSLALLTTDRLKEIIFKERNSKVQLEVMVHKLQNEIKKLTIELIKARDQQEDHIRHLRALERALEKMERQKGQQQAAQMRLIEEVELKAAAADREINLLRTSLQQEKDQVQQLHDLLALKEQEHRKELETRAFFSDAEFQEAIAKEVAKEEVKHEQEIKGYQEKIDTLSQQYLDLENEFRIALTLEARRFKDVKDGFESVATELAKSKHALVWAQRKENESSSLIKDLACMVKEQKTKLAEVSKLKHETATNLQLPCVFPCLGSIQNQISTLELLIEDDKQKSIQIELLKHEKVQLIAELAAKESLIYGLRTERKVWGQELAQQGSCLAQDRGKLEAQIESLCKENESLRKTNEQDSDTLRIKCKIIEDQTETIGKLKACLQEREEQIKILQENICEIQKCTQEQLDEKSSQLDDIIEKLERHNERKAKLKQQLQVKELELEEIRKAYSTLNQKWHDKGELLSNLEKQVKEVKEKFENKERKLKAERDQSVELQKDAVEKLCYMDDAFKKQVEAIVEAHHAEIIQLENEKQKYIDSANLKVHQVEEEMRGLLQENCKNKKALEAKIKHLAFALNEIHQVL; translated from the exons ATGGAGGCGCCGGGGCAGGCGGAGGTCGGGAACGAGGACGGCGACAGCACCTGTGGGGACCTGTGCTGCATGGACAAAGGCCTGCGGAG CATATCAGAGTTATCCTTAGATTCAACCCTCCATGCCATCAATCTGCATTGTAACAACATCTCGAAGATCGAAGCCATTGACCATGTCTGGAATTTACAACATTTAGATTTGTCATCTAATCAAATAAGTCAAATCGAAGGGCTAAGCACACTGACAAAACTACGCACTTTAAATTTGTCCTGCAATTTGATCACAAAGATAGAAG gacttGAAGCACTAATTAATCTGACTAGACTGAATTTATCCTATAACCACATAAATGATTTAAGTG GTTTGATGCTCCTTCATGGAATCAAACATAAGCTTAGATACATCGACCTGCACAGCAACTGCATAGACAGCATCCATCACCTACTCCAGTGCATGGTGGGCTTGCACTTCCTGACCAACCTGGTTTTGGAGAAGGATGGCGAGGATAACCCTGTCTGTCGGGTGCCAG GGTACCAAGCAGTTATGCTGCAGACCCTGCCACAGCTTCGAATCCTGGACTGTAAGAACATATTTGGTGAGCCGGTGGACCTGTCACAGATTAACTCCTCGAGTCTGCAGTGCTTTGAAGGTCTTTTGGATAATTTGGTTTCATCTGATTCTCCCCTAAATATCAGTGAAGACGAG ATCGCTGACGGGATGCCACCGGTGGTGACGGCCCCCACGGGTGATGACATGGCCCCCCTGGACCCGTTTGCAAGTACACCGACTGACCCTGGGCTGCCATCTTTCATGTCCGTGTGCCCGCCTTCTGAGCCAGAGAAGGTTAATCATGATAGCGATTTTCAGAATGAGATGAAACTTCAGAAATTAGATGATCAGTTTTTACAGCTTCTCAATGAA aCTTCTAGTTCTTTAATAGATAATGTTCCCGAGAAAGACCTGATGCTGAAAAGAGATATGGATATAACTTCTGAAAGTGACTATGGAAACAGAAAAGAATGCAATAGAAAAATTCCTCGAAGATCAAAAATCCCGTATTATTCCAAAGCAATTCAGACTATTAAGCactacaacaaaaacaacagccCTTCCATAAG CCAACTGGAAGAGGTTGAGGAGCCGAGAACTGAGCTGATGAAAGTGAACATCAGTTGCCCAGAGGACACCTACCGG ATACTTGTCGAGCAGCTAgaccaggagagagagaagaggtggaAAGCTGAACAAGCTGAAAAGAAGCTCATGGATTACATTGATGAACTGCATAAACATGCAAACGAAAAGAAGGACATCCACAGCCTGGCTCTGCTCACCACAGACAG GTTAaaggagattatttttaaagagagaaattcCAAAGTGCAACTCGAAGTTATGGTTCACAAACTTCAAAACGAAATTAAGAAACTAACTATTGAATTAATTAAAGCGAGAGATCAGCAGGAGGATCACATCCGGCACCTGAGAGCCCTGGAGCGAGCTCTGGAGAAGATGGAGCGGCAGAaagggcagcagcaggcagcacag ATGCGGCTTATCGAAGAGGTGGAGCTCAAAGCGGCAGCTGCCGACCGAGAAATTAACTTGCTTCGAACTTCCCTTCAGCAAGAAAAGGATCAGGTGCAGCAGCTTCATGACCTCCTTGCACTGAAGGAGCAAGAGCACAG GAAAGAACTTGAAACAAGGGCGTTTTTTAGTGATGCTGAGTTCCAAGAAGCCATAGCCAAGGAAGTGGCAAAAGAAGAGGTAAAGCATGAGCAAGAGATCAAAGGATACCAAGAAAAAATCGACACATTAAGTCAGCAGTACCTGGATTTAGAGAATGAATTTCGTATTGCTTTAACTCTCGAAGCCAGAAGATTTAAAGAT GTTAAAGATGGTTTTGAAAGTGTTGCAACTGAGTTAGCAAAGAGCAAGCATGCTCTTGTTTGGGCTCAACGGAAAGAAAACGAGTCTTCCTCTTTAATTAAAGATCTGGCCTGCATGGTGAAGGAGCAAAAGACAAAGCTTGCCGAAGTCTCCAAACTGAAACACGAAACAGCAACCAACTTGCAG TTGCCTTGCGTTTTCCCATGTCTGGGGAGTATACAGAATCAGATCAGCACCCTTGAACTCCTGATCGAAGACGACAAGCAGAAGAGCATCCAGATCGAGCTGCTCAAGCACGAGAAAGTCCAGCTGATTGCCGAGCTCGCGGCCAAGGAGTCTCTGATTTACGGCCTCAGGACCGAGAGAAAAGTGTGGGGCCAGGAGCTGGCACAACAGG GATCTTGTCTGGCCCAGGATCGTGGGAAACTGGAGGCGCAGATCGAAAGTTTATGCAAAGAGAACGAGTCTCTGCGGAAGACCAATGAGCAAGACAGTGACACGCTGCGGATTAAGTGCAAAATCATAGAGGACCAAACCGAGACCATCGGAAAATTAAAAGCT TGTTTACAGGAAAGAGAGGAACAGATCAAAATATTACAAGAAAACATCTGTGAAATACAGAAATGTACTCAAGAACAACTTGACGAAAAATCTTCGCAACTGGATGACATAATTGAGAAACTAGAAagacacaatgaaagaaaagcaaaactaaaacagCAGTTGCAAGTAAAGGAATTAGAACTTGAAGAAATTAGAAAAGCTTACAG CACCCTTAATCAGAAGTGGCACGACAAAGGGGAGCTCCTCAGCAATCTGGAAAAGCAAGTGAAGGAAGTGAAGGAGAAATTTGAGAACAAGGAAAGGAAGCTGAAAGCCGAAAGAGACCAAAGTGTTGAACTACAAAA GGATGCTGTGGAAAAGCTTTGTTACATGGATGATGCCTTTAAAAAACAAGTGGAGGCAATTGTTGAAGCTCATCACGCTGAAATAATACAACtggaaaatgaaaagcaaaaatatattgaTTCTGCAAATTTAAAG GTTCATCAAGTTGAAGAAGAAATGCGTGGACTTCTGCAAGAAAACTGCAAGAACAAGAAAGCACTGGAAGCAAAAATTAAGCATCTTGCTTTTGCTCTAAACGAAATTCATCAAGTCTTGTGA
- the LRRCC1 gene encoding leucine-rich repeat and coiled-coil domain-containing protein 1 isoform X4 yields MEAPGQAEVGNEDGDSTCGDLCCMDKGLRSISELSLDSTLHAINLHCNNISKIEAIDHVWNLQHLDLSSNQISQIEGLSTLTKLRTLNLSCNLITKIEGLEALINLTRLNLSYNHINDLSGLMLLHGIKHKLRYIDLHSNCIDSIHHLLQCMVGLHFLTNLVLEKDGEDNPVCRVPGYQAVMLQTLPQLRILDCKNIFGEPVDLSQINSSSLQCFEGLLDNLVSSDSPLNISEDEIADGMPPVVTAPTGDDMAPLDPFASTPTDPGLPSFMSVCPPSEPEKVNHDSDFQNEMKLQKLDDQFLQLLNETSSSLIDNVPEKDLMLKRDMDITSESDYGNRKECNRKIPRRSKIPYYSKAIQTIKHYNKNNSPSISYSRKMKQPFFKDLYVCSSLANCSQLEEVEEPRTELMKVNISCPEDTYRILVEQLDQEREKRWKAEQAEKKLMDYIDELHKHANEKKDIHSLALLTTDRLKEIIFKERNSKVQLEVMVHKLQNEIKKLTIELIKARDQQEDHIRHLRALERALEKMERQKGQQQAAQMRLIEEVELKAAAADREINLLRTSLQQEKDQVQQLHDLLALKEQEHRKELETRAFFSDAEFQEAIAKEVAKEEVKHEQEIKGYQEKIDTLSQQYLDLENEFRIALTLEARRFKDVKDGFESVATELAKSKHALVWAQRKENESSSLIKDLACMVKEQKTKLAEVSKLKHETATNLQLPCVFPCLGSIQNQISTLELLIEDDKQKSIQIELLKHEKVQLIAELAAKESLIYGLRTERKVWGQELAQQGSCLAQDRGKLEAQIESLCKENESLRKTNEQDSDTLRIKCKIIEDQTETIGKLKACLQEREEQIKILQENICEIQKCTQEQLDEKSSQLDDIIEKLERHNERKAKLKQQLQVKELELEEIRKAYSTLNQKWHDKGELLSNLEKQVKEVKEKFENKERKLKAERDQSVELQKDAVEKLCYMDDAFKKQVEAIVEAHHAEIIQLENEKQKYIDSANLKVLSVNCT; encoded by the exons ATGGAGGCGCCGGGGCAGGCGGAGGTCGGGAACGAGGACGGCGACAGCACCTGTGGGGACCTGTGCTGCATGGACAAAGGCCTGCGGAG CATATCAGAGTTATCCTTAGATTCAACCCTCCATGCCATCAATCTGCATTGTAACAACATCTCGAAGATCGAAGCCATTGACCATGTCTGGAATTTACAACATTTAGATTTGTCATCTAATCAAATAAGTCAAATCGAAGGGCTAAGCACACTGACAAAACTACGCACTTTAAATTTGTCCTGCAATTTGATCACAAAGATAGAAG gacttGAAGCACTAATTAATCTGACTAGACTGAATTTATCCTATAACCACATAAATGATTTAAGTG GTTTGATGCTCCTTCATGGAATCAAACATAAGCTTAGATACATCGACCTGCACAGCAACTGCATAGACAGCATCCATCACCTACTCCAGTGCATGGTGGGCTTGCACTTCCTGACCAACCTGGTTTTGGAGAAGGATGGCGAGGATAACCCTGTCTGTCGGGTGCCAG GGTACCAAGCAGTTATGCTGCAGACCCTGCCACAGCTTCGAATCCTGGACTGTAAGAACATATTTGGTGAGCCGGTGGACCTGTCACAGATTAACTCCTCGAGTCTGCAGTGCTTTGAAGGTCTTTTGGATAATTTGGTTTCATCTGATTCTCCCCTAAATATCAGTGAAGACGAG ATCGCTGACGGGATGCCACCGGTGGTGACGGCCCCCACGGGTGATGACATGGCCCCCCTGGACCCGTTTGCAAGTACACCGACTGACCCTGGGCTGCCATCTTTCATGTCCGTGTGCCCGCCTTCTGAGCCAGAGAAGGTTAATCATGATAGCGATTTTCAGAATGAGATGAAACTTCAGAAATTAGATGATCAGTTTTTACAGCTTCTCAATGAA aCTTCTAGTTCTTTAATAGATAATGTTCCCGAGAAAGACCTGATGCTGAAAAGAGATATGGATATAACTTCTGAAAGTGACTATGGAAACAGAAAAGAATGCAATAGAAAAATTCCTCGAAGATCAAAAATCCCGTATTATTCCAAAGCAATTCAGACTATTAAGCactacaacaaaaacaacagccCTTCCATAAG TTACAGTCGTAAAATGAAGCAGCCTTTCTTTAAAGACTTATATGTATGTTCCTCTCTGGCAAACTGTAGCCAACTGGAAGAGGTTGAGGAGCCGAGAACTGAGCTGATGAAAGTGAACATCAGTTGCCCAGAGGACACCTACCGG ATACTTGTCGAGCAGCTAgaccaggagagagagaagaggtggaAAGCTGAACAAGCTGAAAAGAAGCTCATGGATTACATTGATGAACTGCATAAACATGCAAACGAAAAGAAGGACATCCACAGCCTGGCTCTGCTCACCACAGACAG GTTAaaggagattatttttaaagagagaaattcCAAAGTGCAACTCGAAGTTATGGTTCACAAACTTCAAAACGAAATTAAGAAACTAACTATTGAATTAATTAAAGCGAGAGATCAGCAGGAGGATCACATCCGGCACCTGAGAGCCCTGGAGCGAGCTCTGGAGAAGATGGAGCGGCAGAaagggcagcagcaggcagcacag ATGCGGCTTATCGAAGAGGTGGAGCTCAAAGCGGCAGCTGCCGACCGAGAAATTAACTTGCTTCGAACTTCCCTTCAGCAAGAAAAGGATCAGGTGCAGCAGCTTCATGACCTCCTTGCACTGAAGGAGCAAGAGCACAG GAAAGAACTTGAAACAAGGGCGTTTTTTAGTGATGCTGAGTTCCAAGAAGCCATAGCCAAGGAAGTGGCAAAAGAAGAGGTAAAGCATGAGCAAGAGATCAAAGGATACCAAGAAAAAATCGACACATTAAGTCAGCAGTACCTGGATTTAGAGAATGAATTTCGTATTGCTTTAACTCTCGAAGCCAGAAGATTTAAAGAT GTTAAAGATGGTTTTGAAAGTGTTGCAACTGAGTTAGCAAAGAGCAAGCATGCTCTTGTTTGGGCTCAACGGAAAGAAAACGAGTCTTCCTCTTTAATTAAAGATCTGGCCTGCATGGTGAAGGAGCAAAAGACAAAGCTTGCCGAAGTCTCCAAACTGAAACACGAAACAGCAACCAACTTGCAG TTGCCTTGCGTTTTCCCATGTCTGGGGAGTATACAGAATCAGATCAGCACCCTTGAACTCCTGATCGAAGACGACAAGCAGAAGAGCATCCAGATCGAGCTGCTCAAGCACGAGAAAGTCCAGCTGATTGCCGAGCTCGCGGCCAAGGAGTCTCTGATTTACGGCCTCAGGACCGAGAGAAAAGTGTGGGGCCAGGAGCTGGCACAACAGG GATCTTGTCTGGCCCAGGATCGTGGGAAACTGGAGGCGCAGATCGAAAGTTTATGCAAAGAGAACGAGTCTCTGCGGAAGACCAATGAGCAAGACAGTGACACGCTGCGGATTAAGTGCAAAATCATAGAGGACCAAACCGAGACCATCGGAAAATTAAAAGCT TGTTTACAGGAAAGAGAGGAACAGATCAAAATATTACAAGAAAACATCTGTGAAATACAGAAATGTACTCAAGAACAACTTGACGAAAAATCTTCGCAACTGGATGACATAATTGAGAAACTAGAAagacacaatgaaagaaaagcaaaactaaaacagCAGTTGCAAGTAAAGGAATTAGAACTTGAAGAAATTAGAAAAGCTTACAG CACCCTTAATCAGAAGTGGCACGACAAAGGGGAGCTCCTCAGCAATCTGGAAAAGCAAGTGAAGGAAGTGAAGGAGAAATTTGAGAACAAGGAAAGGAAGCTGAAAGCCGAAAGAGACCAAAGTGTTGAACTACAAAA GGATGCTGTGGAAAAGCTTTGTTACATGGATGATGCCTTTAAAAAACAAGTGGAGGCAATTGTTGAAGCTCATCACGCTGAAATAATACAACtggaaaatgaaaagcaaaaatatattgaTTCTGCAAATTTAAAGGTATTATCAGTAAATTGCACTTGA